One window of Phalacrocorax carbo chromosome 1, bPhaCar2.1, whole genome shotgun sequence genomic DNA carries:
- the KDELR3 gene encoding ER lumen protein-retaining receptor 3 has protein sequence MNIFRILGDVSHLLAIIILLLKIQKSKSCAGISGKSQILFALVFTTRYLDLFTTFISVYNTVMKVIFLICAYITVYMIYGKFRKTFDSENDSFRLEFLLVPVTGLSFLENHSFTPLEILWTFSIYLESVAILPQLFMISKTGEAETITTHYLFFLGLYRALYIANWVWRYYTENFYDQIAVVSGVVQTIFYCDFFYLYVTKVLKGKKLSLPMPV, from the exons aTGAACATCTTCCGCATCCTGGGGGACGTCTCCCACTTGCTGGCCATCATCATCCTCCTGCTGAAGATCCAAAAGTCGAAGTCCTGTGCCG GTATCTCTGGGAAGAGTCAGATTCTTTTCGCTCTTGTCTTCACAACCCGCTATCTGGACCTGTTCACCACCTTCATCTCTGTCTATAACACCGTGATGAAG gtAATTTTTTTGATATGTGCCTACATCACCGTGTACATGATCTACGGGAAATTCCGGAAAACGTTTGACAGCGAGAATGACTCCTTTCGCCTTGAGTTCCTACTGGTCCCTGTCACAGGCCTGTCATTTCTGGAGAACCACAGCTTCACCCCCTTGGAG ATACTCTGGACCTTCTCCATCTACCTGGAGTCCGTGGCTATCCTTCCTCAACTCTTCATGATCAGCAAGACGGGGGAAGCAGAGACCATCACAACACACTACCTTTTCTTCCTGGGCCTCTACCGCGCTCTCTACATCGCCAACTGGGTCTGGCGCTACTACACGGAGAATTTCTATGACCAGATCGCTGTAGTTTCTGGGGTGGTACAAACCATCTTCTACTGTGACTTCTTCTATCTCTACGTTACCAAAG TCCTAAAAGGCAAGAAGCTAAGCCTTCCCATGCCTGTTTGA